In one Choloepus didactylus isolate mChoDid1 chromosome 1, mChoDid1.pri, whole genome shotgun sequence genomic region, the following are encoded:
- the RTP2 gene encoding receptor-transporting protein 2, which translates to MCTSLTTCEWKKVFYEKMEVAKPADSWELIIDPNLKPNELAPGWKQYLEQHASGRFHCSWCWHSWQSAHVVILFHMHLDRAQRKGSVRMRVFKQLCFECGTARLDESSMLEENIEGLVDNLITSLREQCYEEDGGQYRINLASRPNSGLHRSEFCEACREGIMHWKPREKLPEEEATCSGASKLKAQGVSGYNFFSLRWCLFWASLCLLVVYLQFSFRGSSSFF; encoded by the exons ATGTGTACCAGTCTGACCACTTGTGAGTGGAAGAAAGTCTTCTATGAGAAGATGGAGGTGGCTAAGCCAGCCGACAGCTGGGAGCTCATCATAGACCCCAACCTCAAGCCCAATGAGCTGGCCCCTGGCTGGAAGCAGTACCTGGAGCAGCACGCCTCGGGCAG GTTCCACTGCTCCTGGTGCTGGCACTCCTGGCAGTCGGCCCACGTGGTCATCCTCTTCCACATGCACCTGGACCGCGCCCAGAGGAAAGGCTCCGTGCGCATGCGCGTCTTCAAGCAGCTGTGCTTCGAGTGCGGCACGGCTCGGCTGGACGAGTCGAGCATGCTGGAGGAGAACATCGAGGGCCTGGTGGACAACCTCATCACCAGCCTGCGCGAGCAGTGCTACGAAGAGGACGGAGGCCAGTATCGCATCAATTTGGCCAGCCGCCCGAACAGCGGGCTGCACCGCAGCGAATTCTGCGAGGCCTGCCGGGAGGGCATCATGCACTGGAAGCCCAGGGAGAAACTGCCGGAGGAAGAAGCGACCTGCTCCGGAGCCTCCAAGCTAAAGGCCCAGGGGGTCTCTGGCTACAACTTCTTCTCCCTTCGCTGGTGCCTCTTCTGGGCCTCCCTCTGCCTGCTCGTTGTCTATCTGCAGTTCTCCTTCCGCGGCAGCTCTTCCTTCTTTTAG